A genomic segment from Segniliparus rotundus DSM 44985 encodes:
- the prcA gene encoding proteasome subunit alpha has translation MTFPFYAPAEQIMRDRAELARKGIGRGRSVVVLAYEGGVLLVAENPSSTLRKISELYDRIGFAAVGKYSEFEQLRRAGIRLADTQGYQFDRRDVTGRSLANAYAQALAGAFTEQPKPFEVELAVAEVGLPESTGPSQLYRISYDGSITDEREFIVMGGTADTITTTLKEKYVPNAGLGVALGVAIEALRQPAPTNGPGNSKPAEPRELGPADLEVAVLERSRPRRAFRRLGEAALAELLPASPSE, from the coding sequence ATGACGTTCCCGTTTTACGCCCCGGCGGAACAGATCATGCGCGACCGCGCAGAGCTCGCCCGCAAAGGCATCGGCAGAGGCCGCTCCGTCGTCGTGCTCGCGTACGAGGGCGGCGTGCTGCTCGTCGCGGAAAACCCGTCCTCCACACTGCGCAAGATATCCGAGCTCTATGACCGCATAGGGTTCGCGGCCGTCGGCAAATACAGCGAATTCGAACAGTTGCGCCGCGCGGGCATCCGCCTCGCCGACACCCAGGGCTACCAGTTCGACCGCCGCGACGTCACGGGGCGCTCACTGGCGAACGCCTACGCCCAGGCTCTGGCTGGCGCGTTCACCGAGCAGCCGAAGCCGTTCGAGGTGGAATTGGCCGTCGCGGAAGTCGGGCTCCCCGAGTCCACCGGCCCATCGCAGCTCTATCGGATCAGCTATGACGGCTCGATCACCGATGAGCGGGAATTCATTGTGATGGGCGGCACCGCGGACACGATCACGACGACGCTGAAAGAGAAGTACGTGCCCAACGCGGGGCTTGGTGTCGCGTTGGGCGTCGCTATCGAGGCGTTGCGCCAGCCTGCGCCGACAAACGGCCCCGGAAACAGCAAACCCGCCGAGCCCCGTGAGCTCGGCCCGGCGGATCTGGAAGTCGCCGTGCTCGAGCGCTCCCGCCCCCGCCGGGCGTTCCGGCGGCTGGGCGAAGCAGCCTTGGCGGAACTGTTGCCGGCCTCACCGTCAGAGTGA
- the pafA gene encoding Pup--protein ligase has protein sequence MRRRIMGIETEYGVTCMFKGHRRLSPDEVARYLFRKVVCWGRSSNVFLPNGSRLYLDVGSHPEYATAECDSLRQLLAHDRAGERILEGLLLEAEASLAEEGIGGDVYLFKNNTDSTGNSYGCHENYLVVRAGEFSRVSDVLLPFLVTRQLICGAGKVLSTPKEARYCLSQRAEHIWEGVSSATTRSRPIINTRDEPHADAELYRRLHVIVGDSNMAEPTTFLKVGSTALILEMIEAGVAFRDYALDNPIRAIREVSHDTTGRRQVRLVGGRHASALEIQREYHGKAVEYLHSTEPSTELASVVDLWGRVLDAVESQDFAKVDTEIDWIIKRKLFQRYEEKHGFDLLHPKIAQLDLAYHDIKRGRGVFDILRSRGLVSTVVGEDEIEKAKEVAPQTTRARLRGEFITAATQAGRDFTVDWVHLKLNDQAQRTVLCKDPFKAVDERVDRMIASLGSGPKEFLRDGGS, from the coding sequence ATGCGTCGCCGGATTATGGGCATTGAAACCGAATACGGGGTCACCTGTATGTTCAAAGGGCATCGTCGCCTCAGCCCCGACGAGGTGGCCCGATACCTGTTCCGCAAGGTGGTTTGCTGGGGCCGCAGCTCGAACGTGTTCCTGCCGAACGGGTCGCGGCTGTACCTCGACGTCGGCTCGCACCCTGAATACGCGACCGCCGAATGCGACAGTCTGCGGCAGCTTCTCGCCCACGACCGGGCAGGGGAGCGGATACTGGAAGGCCTGCTGCTCGAAGCCGAAGCATCCCTCGCCGAGGAGGGCATCGGCGGCGATGTGTATCTGTTCAAGAACAACACCGACTCCACTGGCAACTCTTACGGCTGCCACGAGAACTACCTCGTCGTGCGCGCGGGGGAGTTCTCCCGGGTCTCCGACGTGCTTTTGCCGTTCCTCGTGACCCGGCAGCTGATCTGCGGCGCGGGCAAAGTGCTGTCCACGCCGAAGGAAGCCCGGTATTGCCTCTCGCAGCGGGCCGAGCACATCTGGGAAGGCGTGTCCTCGGCGACCACTCGTTCGCGGCCGATCATCAACACCAGGGACGAGCCCCACGCCGACGCGGAGCTTTACCGCCGGTTGCACGTCATCGTCGGCGACTCGAACATGGCCGAGCCGACGACCTTTCTCAAAGTCGGCTCCACAGCGCTGATCTTGGAAATGATCGAGGCGGGGGTAGCGTTCCGAGACTACGCGCTCGACAACCCCATCCGCGCGATTCGCGAAGTCAGCCACGACACCACGGGCCGCCGCCAAGTGCGTCTTGTCGGCGGCCGGCACGCGAGCGCGTTGGAGATCCAACGGGAGTACCACGGCAAAGCGGTGGAGTACTTGCACTCCACCGAGCCGTCCACCGAGCTCGCGTCCGTAGTGGACCTGTGGGGCAGGGTGCTCGACGCCGTGGAGTCGCAAGACTTCGCCAAGGTGGACACCGAGATCGACTGGATCATCAAACGCAAGCTCTTCCAGCGTTACGAGGAGAAGCACGGCTTTGATCTCCTGCATCCCAAGATCGCCCAACTCGACCTCGCCTACCACGACATCAAACGTGGCCGAGGCGTGTTCGACATCCTGCGCTCGCGCGGCCTGGTGTCCACGGTCGTCGGCGAGGACGAGATCGAAAAAGCCAAAGAAGTCGCCCCGCAGACCACTCGCGCGCGCTTGCGCGGCGAGTTCATCACCGCGGCGACGCAAGCGGGCCGGGATTTCACGGTGGACTGGGTGCATTTGAAGCTCAACGACCAAGCGCAGCGCACAGTGCTGTGCAAGGATCCGTTCAAAGCTGTCGACGAGCGCGTGGACCGGATGATCGCTTCGCTGGGGAGCGGCCCGAAGGAATTCCTTCGGGATGGCGGCAGCTGA
- a CDS encoding MarR family winged helix-turn-helix transcriptional regulator, with protein MLDVHHHEEMPQPVDSPIGYFLKRAMLTTRAHVGAKLRPLGLTLPQYICMHMLHRNPGMSNAELAREAFVTRQAMNSVLHELEKMGVVARPATAAAGRVLPATLTDRGEELLAQALPHVWAAEDEVLAALSTTERNELKRLLACIVSPALLPDADTDD; from the coding sequence ATGCTTGACGTGCATCATCATGAGGAGATGCCCCAGCCCGTAGACAGCCCCATCGGCTACTTTCTGAAACGGGCCATGCTGACCACACGAGCCCATGTCGGAGCAAAGCTGCGTCCGCTCGGGCTGACCTTGCCGCAGTACATCTGCATGCATATGCTGCACCGCAATCCCGGAATGTCCAATGCGGAACTCGCCAGGGAGGCTTTCGTGACCCGGCAAGCGATGAACAGCGTGCTGCATGAACTCGAAAAAATGGGCGTCGTCGCCCGTCCGGCGACCGCGGCTGCGGGGCGGGTGCTCCCCGCCACGCTGACCGACCGAGGCGAAGAACTGCTCGCGCAAGCTCTGCCGCACGTGTGGGCCGCGGAGGACGAGGTCCTTGCCGCCCTGAGCACAACGGAACGCAACGAGCTCAAGCGGCTGCTCGCCTGTATTGTCTCGCCTGCCCTGTTGCCTGACGCGGACACGGACGACTGA